Proteins from a single region of Salvelinus fontinalis isolate EN_2023a unplaced genomic scaffold, ASM2944872v1 scaffold_0059, whole genome shotgun sequence:
- the LOC129842658 gene encoding RING finger protein 11-like, giving the protein MGNCLSSQGADDLSLLNESQEASVPGEPPPPYQERVQAPVYHPTPSQTCLASQLTEEEQVRIAQRIGLIHHLPRGIFDPGSEPSDKKVKECAICMNDFEYGDPIRFLPCLHIYHVDCIDTWLMRSFTCPSCMEPVDAALLSSYETN; this is encoded by the exons ATGGGGAACTGTTTGTCTTCGCAAGGCGCCGACGATTTGTCTCTCCTCAACGAGTCCCAGGAAGCCAGTGTTCCAGGGGAGCCTCCACCGCCTTACCAG GAGCGTGTCCAGGCGCCAGTGTACCACCCCACCCCCAGTCAGACGTGCCTGGCCAGCCAGCTGACAGAGGAGGAGCAGGTCCGTATCGCCCAGCGGATTGGCCTCATCCACCACCTCCCCAGAGGCATCTTTGACCCCGGCTCTGAGCCCTCTGACAAGAAAGTCAAAGA GTGTGCGATCTGCATGAATGACTTTGAGTACGGCGACCCCATCCGGTTCCTTCCCTGCCTGCACATCTACCACGTGGACTGCATCGACACCTGGCTGATGAGGTCCTTCACCTGTCCTTCCTGTATGGAGCCTGTGGATGCCGCACTGCTCTCCTCCTATGAGACCAACTGA